TGTCGGGGGCGGTCACGGGCATCTGCTCGGGACGATTTTGATGAAGACGCCGACGGCACGCGGGATTGTCTATGATTTGCCGCATGTCGTGGCCGGGGCACCCGCGCACCTGGCGGCGGTGGGGCTAGCTGATCGCTGCCGTGCGGAGGGGGGCAACTTCTTCGAGACGGTCCCGGCGGGCGATGCCTATGTGATGAAGCATATCATCCACGATTGGCCGGACGACAAATCGATCACGATTCTCCGCAATTGTCGCCGGGCTGCGAATCCGGGCGCCAAGCTATTTCTGGTGGAAATGGTGATTCCGCCGGGCAACGCACCGTCGCCGGGCAAGCTGCTCGATCTGGAAATGCTGGTCATCGCCAGCGGCAAAGAACGCACCGAAGCCGAGTACGCCGCCCTGTTCGCCGCCGCCGGCTGGCGCTTGACGCGCATTGTGCCGACGCAATCCCCCACCTCCGTGATCGAAGCCGAACTGGCGTGATCTGTCCCAGATCGATTGCGAATCTGCGCATGCGGATCATGCACGGAATCAAAGCGATTCGATGAGTCGGAATGCGGGGCGGGTGTGGGACCGTCCCGTTCTTGAACCGGCGATTCTGACCGGATACCCGCAGATTTCGCTCTCAAACCGATTTCGCTCTTGAACCGAAGCAGGGGCCGTCTGCCCCTGTCAGGAAGTCAGATTCAGTCCCGTGGTGCGACGGGGAATCCAACCCAGAAATTCGAACAGGCCACGGAACAGAAAGCACGCGCTGATCCCGAAGATTGCGAACCCGAACATGGCGGAGAGGGTGTCTTCGGAATGGGGGTACATCAGCCAGCCAGTGAACGCGAAGAGATAGAAGCTGAAGCCATAGCCAATCACAGCGATCAGGAATAGTGCCCCGGTCATGAGCAGAAAGCGGACAAACGCCATCCCGAACTGTTGATCTTCGTTGAATTCGGGGGGGATGTGCAGAGCATTGAATCCAATCATGCTGATCACACAAACCGCGAACAGCCAGGAACTGAAGATCCAGATGGTCCAGATGGATCGTTCCATCCAGGTCATTTCCAGTTTTGCCTCGGTCAGCACGGCGATGGGTGGCTCGATGGGAATGCCGGGAGTGGGCGGAGTGGGTGGGGTGAACGAGTAGCGGTTCGGATCGACGACGCCGGAAACACGCACCTTCCCAACGGCATTTTGGAGAGACTGGCGTTCATTCCAATGTCGCGAGCCAAAAATGACTTTGATGCCGCGCTCGCGAGTGCCCGACCGAAGCCAGAGAATCGCTTGACCGTTGTCGTATTGTGGATCGGAGAAAAACGAGGTTTCGGAGATTTCTTCGTCGATCGTGACGCGGGAAGCGGGCGGCGGGGCTTGCCAAGTCGGACTCCGGGCTGTCTCGCGGTTCGGTTGCGATTCTTGGGGAGTGAAGGTGAATTCAATGCTCCAGATTCGAATCGACGCCAGACGAAGAAACAGAATCCCGTACAGTGCGAATAAAATGGCGATCACATTGCGAATTCGGGTCCAAGGAATCGGCATGGGGGACGCTCCACGAATCGAATGCGTGGTGGTGGCACGGTCGCTAGGATTCGATTCGATCGACTGATGGTTCGATTGCAGAAAAAAATGCGAATTCGTGGAAATTGCCTCCGCTGGCTGCCGGGGGGACTTCGACTGACAGTCGGCGTCGGCAAGTGGGATCAGATGGAGCCATTGTCAGGAATTGAAGTGATGATTGGGATGCGCGATCGGTTTGAGGTAGGATTGTTCGGTGATTGGCCATGATTACGGATCTGCGAATGGATTGCTGAAGGAGCATCCCCGATGAAAATTGCCCTCGCTTCGCCACAGGTGGCCACATCGTTATCCGATGGATTGCAACGCATCGAGCGGTTGTTGCGGTGCGCGGCGGAGCAGGGGGCGAGCATCGTCTGCTTTCCCGAAGCGTATTTGCCGGGATTGCGCGGCCAGGATTTCGCAGTCTTTCCATTCCACGAGTCGGAATTGTCCACAGTCGTGCAGTCGGTTGCGGGGTGGTGTGCCGATGCAAGGATCGCCGCGATTGTCAGCAGTGAGCGATTCGCCGATTCGGGCCGCCAGATCGCCGCCTATGTCTTCCAAGCCGATGGCCAATTGCAAGGCATTCAGACGAAGAATCAAATCGATCCCAGCGAAGATCCGTACTACGTGCCCGGCGAAACCCGGCAGTTGTTCCAAATCGAGGGATTGACCTTCGGCGTGGCGATCTGTCATGAGGCGTGGCGCTATCCCGAGACGGTGCGCTGGGCGGCGGTGCGGGGAGCGCAAGTCGTGTTCCAGCCGCAACATACGGGGATGGTCCAATCGGGCCGTGTGCCGACGGAATGGGGCAGTCCGCAGAATGCGTATTATGAGCAGGCCATGCGCATGCGAGCGCGGGAGAATACGATCTACTTTGCCTCGGTGAATTATGCGCTCCCGTATCCGGAATCGGCCACGAGCGTCATTGACCCGCAGGGCGATTGTGTCGCGTTTCTGCCGTATGGCCAAGAAGGGGTGTTGGTGACGGAGTTGGAGTTATCCCGCGCGACGGGATTGCTCGCCAGTCGCTATGCGCCCGAACGACTTCGCCAAGGCGTGCTGCGCCACGAATGAGCGATGCGTTCCACCGATTGGAAAGAACCGAGGGAATCATGCTGACCATTCGCCCCGAAATCCCGGCGGATATTCCCGCAATTGACGCGTTGAATTGTGCTTGTTTTCCTCTGCATCTTGAGGCGATTCTCGTGGATCGGCTTCGGGAATCGGGGCGATTGACGGTGTCGCTGGTGGCCGAGTGGCGGGAGTCGCTGGCGGGGCCGGGGCGAGTGGTCGGGCAGATTGCCTGGAGTCCGGTGACGACTCCGCAATTGGCGATTCCCCCGCAGGCGCTGGGCGTCGGGCTGGCTCCTGTGGCGGTGGATGCGGACTTGCGACGGCAGGGAATTGCCACCCGACTGGTGCAGGCGGGGCTTGATCGCTGTCGCGAGCTGGGATTTGGTTGGTGCGTGGTGTTGGGCGAGCCGGCATTCTATCGCCGATTCGGATTCCGCCCGGCGTACCCCTTCGGATTGTTCGATCGGTACGAAGGTGGCGACGCGTTCCAAGTATTGGAACTCTCTCCGGGGGCACTGCCACGCGATGCCGGCCGGGTGGAATACGCTCCGGAATTTGCCATCTTCGACGAATCCTGAAACGCTCATTCCGCGGAATGAAATCGTGAGTGATTTTCTGGTGGAATTGCGAACAATTCGCTATCGTTCGATGCTCGAAATCGGCACAATCAGACATGTTCCTTTCTCATTCCTCGGTTCGGAGGAGTTGGCATGTCAATCGCTCATGGATGGTCGCGCCGCCCGGTTTGGCTCGCGGTGCTGCTGTTGGGAGTGGCGTTTGGGCCGAATTCGGGAACCCCGCGTGGAATCATCGGCGGTTCGGCGCGCGGCGAGTCCCCGCCAGAATCCCCCAAAAACTCCCCGCAAACGGAAGTGCCAACCCTTGTTGAAACGCGATTGCTTCCGGTGGGTGAGCGGACTCCCGTCGTGGCGGATCTGCTGCGATTCGAAGATGGCTGGCTGATGGCCGTCCAAGAACGACTGGGAGATGATGACCGCCAGGATCGCATTGCGGTTCTGCGCTCGACGGACGGCCAACAATGGAATCGACTCAGCGAACTGCGCTCGCCCACTGAGGGGAGCGGCATGGTCGGGCCGAGTCTGCTTCGCTTGGCGGATGGGCGGGTGCAGTTGCAGGCGCACATTCTGCTCCCCGGAATCGACGGGAAATTGCCCCGATTCGGCGGGACGGTGCAGACCTGGGCATGGCTGTCAACGGATGGGCGGCAGTGGGATGCGGGCACGGCCATTGGTCGCGGCGATCATCCGATGGCGGCATCCACACGGGGCGACGCCGGGCTGTGGTCCGTGGGCATTGGCTGCAGTTGCGGCAACGCCCAGACCATGCAAGTGATGCACCTTGCCGACGGGAAGCGCTGGCAAATGCCGGAAAAACGGGTCGATTCGGGGTGGATGCCTGGCACCGGGGCGATCGTGCAATCCGGGGACCGCGTGCTCGCATTCGTCACGCGCACCCTCACATCGGTCGATGGCCAGCAACGAAGCCTGTGGCGCATCCGTTCGCAGGCACCATTCCGCGAGTGGGAATGGGACGAACTGCCGATGGCCTTGCAATCGCCGCGATTGTTGGCGATTCCGGGCCGCAATCCGATTCTGGCGGCCAATCGCTTCGACGGCAAGGCGCGGCTGCAACTGGCGGAGGTCGATCCCAAGACCGGGGAGATTTCGGAGCGGCTGTCGCTGCCATTGCGGGGAAGTCGTCAGCCGGTGGGGCTGGCGTGGCATGCGGGCATGCTGGTGATCGTGCGCCCCGTCATCCACGAGGGAACGACGCGCTTGGAATGGCGGCAGATTCGTTGGCCGGGATGATCGCTCGGGCCAGGCGGAGCGGAAACAGGCGTGAGTACGGGAGCGGGGACGGAAGCGGGGACGGAAGCGGGTGAAGGGGCAGATCATGCAACGACGGGAATTCATCGCATCGGTGACGGCATCGGTAGCGGCATCGGCGACGACTTTGGTGACGGGGACGGGCGGATTCGGGAATCCATCTGGGGCCGCTTCCGCCGAGAAGCCGAAACGGATTCTCTTGCGATCGTCGTGGCAGACGGTCAACATCGGCGACATTGCCCACACGCCGGGCATGCTCGCGCTGTTGGAACAGCATCAACCGCAAGCCGAGGTCACGCTCTGGCCCAGCCCGCTCTCCGCAGAAGTGGAAACGCTGCTGCTGCGTCGCTTCCCCCGGTTGAAAATCGCCAAGACTCCCGCCGAGCAATCCGCCGCGTTGGAGGCATGCGATTTCGTGCTGCATGGATCGGGGCCGGGGTTGGTCGGTGCCGCCGCCATGGAACGCGCTCGCAAGGCGGGCAAACCCTACGGTTTCGGCGGAGTCACGCTGAACGACGACGAATTGAAGAAACATCGCGATTTGCTCAGCGGCGCGCAATTTCTGTTCACCCGCGATACCGATTCGCTGCGGGCATTTCGCAAGGCGGAAATCGCCGGCCCGACCAGCGAATTTGGCCCCGATGCGACCTTTGCGCTGGATTTGCGCGATGAGTCGGCCGCCGATCGGCTGTTGAAGCAGCATCAACTCGACGCCGGCAAGTTTCTGGTGGCCGTCCCCCGATTGCGCTGGACGCCGTACTGGGAAATTCACCCCGAACGCACGAAGCCCAACCCCGAACGCAGTGCCATCAACGAGGCATTCGCCGAGCGCGACCACGCCAAGATGCGGCAAGCGATTGTGGCCTGGGTGGAACAGACCGGCATGCGCGTGCTGCTGGCCCCGGAAATGACGTATGCCGTGCCGCGATTGCGTCCGCTGCTGTTCGATCCGCTGCCAGCGGCGATTCAGAAGCAGGTCGCCGTTATGGATCGCTATTGGCTGACCGCAGAGGCCGCCTCGGTGTATGCGCGGGCCGGTGCGGTGCTGAGTTTTGAGATGCATTCGCCGATTATGGCGATTTCTGCCGGAGTTCCCGCAATTCATCTGCGTCAGCCGACCGATACTCGCAAGGGGCAAATGTGGCGGGACATCGGATTGAATGCGTGGTTGTTCGAGATCGACGGCACTACCGGGGAGCCAATTGCCGCCGCAACCGTTGCCATCGGGCGCGATTTGCCCGCCGCTCGCAAGCAGGCCGCCCAAGCGCGCCGCACGGCGAATGATCGCATGGCCGCGATGGTGTCGGCGATTGCGATTCCGGCGAAGTCGAACTGAGTTTTCCGCAGTCGCGGGGGAATTGTGGAGCAAGGATCCATTCTGTGAGCGAGCAACCCGAACTGGTGGAAGTCACGGATCTGTCGCTACTTCCGGCGATTGGCAGGCTGCGTGTGCGGGCGTGGCAAACGGAATTGAGTCAGCCGCCGACCATGGAATCTTGGTTGGATGATTGGGATGCCACGGCGCGGCACTGGGCGTTTCTGCTGGCCGGGCAGCCAGTCGCCGCCGCTCGCATGACCATTCACGATTCCCTGGAGACGCTCCCGGATGCGCCGGTGTATGCGGGCATTTTCCCCGAGCCGCCCCCCGGACCGATCGCCTCGCTGAATCGGCTGGTGGTCGATCCGGCCTTCCGTCGCGGCGGCATGGGGACGGCACTGGATCGCATCCGAATCGCCGCCGCCGAGGCCGCCGGGTGTCGATCGATTGTCGGCTCCAGTTCCGCCGATCGCCGCATCGCTCAATTGCAATCGCATGGTTTTATCATTGTTGGACGACAGAACAAGAATCCGCAGCCGATTTACCGCGAACGCGGGCTACAAGCCGTCCTCTGGTTACCACTTCCACGGGAGCAATCATGACCGACTCGTTCATGCCTCGATCCAACCGTCGCGGATATCAATTCGAGATCGCAATCGGGGTGGTGATCCTGCTGATCGGCGGGATTTGGCTGGTTCAAGAAGTGAACCGGGTGCGTGTCACCGCGTCGCGCATGGCGTCGCTCTGAAACCTCAAGCAGCTCTCGTTGGCGGTCGCCAACTACCGAGAAGCGAATGGACATTTTCCGCCGGCCTGGGTGATGGGACCGGACGGCAAACCGTGGCATAGCTGGCGCGTGCTGATTCTTCCGTACCTCGACGAAGCCTTGTCGGAACAATATCGCTTGGATGAGCCGTGGGATGGACCCAACAACCGGAAGTTGTGGGACAAGATGCCCAAGACGTTCAAAACGACGCATCGCCAGGAAGCGAATCACCGATTCACCACCTACTTGGCGATTACCGGAGATGCGGCGGTCTGGGCGGGTGCCGAGAAACGATTGGAACAGGACATCACCGATTGGGATTCTGAGACGTTGTTGCTGGTGGAAAATGATCAGCAGGGGGTGATTTGGACCGAGCCACGGGATCTGCCGATTGAGCAATTCGATGGTGAAATCGATTCACCGAACGGAATCTGTGGACCCTACGAGAGGCCGGCAGCGGCTTTCGTCGATGGCCTGGTCGTGAGTTTTGATCCCAAGACGCCGGCAAAGGTGCTACGCGCCATGGCGACCCGCGCGGGTGGGGAACGGCTGGATCAGGACAACCAGGGGCTATGGCGAATCATTGAGGATGGGCGGAAGCGGCTGTTGCGAAAATTGCCGAAGGAATGACCAGGAATCTGCCGAAGCATCGGGCATAGAAGCATCGTCGGCGACGGACCCAACGAGTGAAAAGGAGTTTACTCGATGCAGGGACGCATGACGGAAGAGCGTCGGCAGGACGGCACCGGGCCGCGCGTCAGCGGCGAAGGATGGTGGTTGGTTCAGACAATCATCCTGGTGAGCGTCGTTCTCATCAACATCATCGGTTGGGGGCGGCTTCTCGGCAAGCATCCCGATCCTGCGCCATCTCGGGTGCCGTCGAGTGCGCGAGCGCCGATGGCCAAAGACGACACGCCGCCGGTGGCCAAGCCCGCGACGGGGTTGCGTCCGCTGCTATATCCGGCTGATGCGGCGCGTCTCTCGCCAGAGATGCGGAAGCTGGTCGATGCCATTCGCAATCCGCAATCGCCGCAGATTCCTCCTGAGCAATTTCAATCCGCGAAATCCGACGCGAGCCGAATCTATGCGCGCTTGGTCACGCGAAAATTCGTGCTGGATGGTTCGCGACTGACTCCCACGGCGATGGTCGGGGGGCGGCCGTATGTGTTTGTGGCGGCGCCGCAAACCATGGTGGGGCGAAATCTGCTGCAAATCTATTCGGCGATTGGCTATGTGGCGGAAGATGTGCTGCTGGATGAATTGGGCCAAGAGAAGGTGATTTTGCTGCTGCGCTGGCCGCAAGTGCTGCAAACGACGGATCGCCCAGAAGACCGCGATTCGGCCTGGGATCAGCGGATTTACCCCGCGACGTGGGACAATCTGCTGATGCTACTGGATCGCTATGCCCGGCAGCCGGATCGCATCGCTTATCCGCCATTCAACGGACCTGCCATTTTGGAACAATTGCGGTTATCGTCTCCCCAACAACGTGAGTTCGTGCTGGGATTCCCGGAAGCGGGGAAACAGCGCGTGCGGACGGTGCCGTATGCGCTGCTCCAGGCGGCGGGGGGAGCGGATTGGGAATATCGGCAGATTCTCGAACGGGCATTCTCAGCAACGGTGCATTACACCGGCGATGGCAACACGTTGCCCACGCTCATCCGCCGCGGAACCGTCCCCAAGGGATTTCCCGAATTCCTCGCCCCCAACCGCAAACTCACGGAGTTGGAAGAAGTCGCCATCATCGGTGTCGGTTCGCTGAATCTGACCGAGCAGCCAAGCCAACGCTGAAGCGGTCACAGATCGGAACGAAGTCGGTGGATGGTTCGGCCAATCGCGCTTGCTGCGATTCTGAAATCACAAGTCGCGCCAAGTCGGCGATAAATCAGTTGCGAAATGAGGATAGAATGAAGCGGAATTTGATCTGTTTTGTGGAAATCCCGGTGCTGGATCTGGATCGGGCAGTCCCGTTCTTCGAGAAGCTCTTTGATGTGCAACTGAACCGGCTCGAAGTCGATGGCAATCACATGGCGATGTTCCCGGACGATATGGACGCCCCTGGTGTGAGCCCGGCGTTGGTACACGCCAAAGGCTATGCCCCCAGCGATACCGGCTGTCGCGTCTACTTCGGTGTCGAGGATATTGACGCGACGTTGGCCAAAGTCCATTCCCTGGGCGGCACCACGAACTACCCGAAAACCTGCATCGGCGAATATGGTTGGGTGGCCGAGTTCCGCGATCTGGAAGGCAACATCCTCGGCTTGCATTCTCCACCCACCGACATGCCCGCCTGAGTGGTTGGTGTAGATTAGTGCGGATGTCGCAGGTCAGGAGGTTCGCCGAGAGTTCCATTGCTCCGGGGGAAACTCCCGGCCATTTTCCGCGATGGATTGCTCGGGTGACGATTTTTTGTGAAAGACCTGTTCGGCGCGGCCCATTCTCTTGGTAAGAGTTCCCGCGATTTCCAACCGAGGATGGTCATGCGATACGCAGGTTCGGTCACACCCGTGCGATTGGTCGTTTGGGCCGTGCTGGGATTGCTGGCACGGTTCGTGATTCAATCCATGCCGACAAATCAATTTCCCGAGATGGCCTATCGGGGGATGCTGAAGTGGATTGCGGTGTGGTGTTTCGGGGGAGTTTGCTCCGATGTGCCGATGATCGCAATCCTTGGCATGGCGTGCATGTTGGGGCTGCTGACGGCGATGCTGCGACCCCGACGATGGACCTTGCGAATCGGGATGATTTCCATTCGTGGATTATGGCTGTTGGCGATGATTTCAATTTGGGTAGAGCCGTGGTTGGACCCCACGATTTATCCCGTACTCTGCGTGTTTCTGTTCGTGCGGCTGATCTTTTTGGTGGGCGATTTCGAACGAAGTATCGCCTGGTATGACTACATGACCGAGGTGCGGAGGGTGTTGGTTACCCATCATCTCCAAAACTTGGAATGATTCTCCCCGCAGCGAGTGGCACCCCGATTCCGGGTGGCTCGTTGCGGGGCAGTGTCGGCAAGGATTACAGCAGACTTTCCAGCAGATACTTCAGGGTGCGCACTTCCGGCTCGACCGAGAACGACGATTCGCCGCTATCGCGGATATCCACCGTCAGGGTTCGCTGGTAGCGTTCGCGTTCCAGGGTGTTGATGAGTTTGCCGTACTCGATCACCCCTTGGCCGATTCGCACTTGGAATTGGCCGTCTTTCTTGCCCGTGTCGCGCAGTTGCACATGCTGCACGAAGCGGACGAGATGATCGAAATCATCGGTCCGGTGCGGGCCTTGGATGTAATGGCTGGGGTCCAAGGTGATGCCCAAGCCCGGCACGCGCTTGCAGAGTTCGATGGCACCCAGCGGATCGGCGGTGAGCGTGTTGCTGTTGGTTTCCACCGACAGAATCACCCCTTCCGCGGCCACAATCCGATTCCATTCCTGCAGACGGACCACCTCGGCGGCGAAATCGCTTCCCAGGGGGCTGGCCAGCACGGTCATCACCGGCACGGTCATGACTCTCGCCAAGCGAGCGCAGGCTTGCAAGTGCAGGCGTTGCGTGGCAATGTCACCGGCCAATTCCAGATGCAGGGCGGCAATCGTAATGTTGAAGGTGCGCAGATGCTGCACCACGCGGGGCATATCCGCAGCCACTTCGGATGGCTTGAGATGATGGCCCGATTCGTGAATCGCGAGATCCACTTTTTGAAAGCGAAGTTCCCGAATCCGTTGCAATGCCGCGGACAGCGGAACCTTTCCGTAACATAGCGTCGAACACGCAACAAACACGGCTGCTCCTCCGTGATAGTCGCCAATGGTCACTCGCAACTGACTCCGCTGTCAGGCAAGCGTGAGGTTCCTGGTGGCTCAATCGAAAGCGGCGTATACCCCGGAATTTCCAGGCAAACAAGCCCAATCTGTCCGGGGGGACTCGGTCGCGGATTCTGCGAGAAATCACCGTGGATTTTTTCCGAATCGGTCGCTATCCACCGCGATCCTTGGCGTCGCTTGAAGTTCCGCGAGCCGATCTTTGGGGGAGGATGGCGATGGAATGGGGGAGCATGACGGGGCCGACGGGCGATCCGCGGCCATCGTCCTGGGAGGTGCTGGATCGCATCCGCGCCACCCTGGAAGCAACAATCGCCACGCTTCAACGTCAGGAAGATCACTGGCTTCAAGCGAGTTTGTCGGACGCCGGGGAGAATGTTGCCGGGGCGAAGGCCGTGCAGTTTACGCAAACGCTGGATCGCTTGGGGGAGCGATTTGCCGATTGGCAAGAGCGGGTCGATTCGGTGATTCGCCAATCGCGGCTCACGGATCTTGCACTCGCGGAATCGGCGGTGGCGTTGCGGCGCTGGCATGAGCAGTTTCTGGGCATTCGCGATCGGCTGCACCAGGGGCCAACCTGGGACGATGCGACGGAGCCGGGGGCGGGTGGGGGACCCGCGCCCGGCGAGGCGGCGGCTTGAAATAAGCCTGCCAATCGATACAACCCCGGAGAGGGACTCTGCGACGACCCACTCTCCGGGAGGACCGGCCATGTCTCGTTTTGCCGTGATTATCCCCGCGGCGGGCCAATCGACCCGATTTGGGGGCCAGCAAAAGAAGCCATTTCTCCCCCTTGCGGGACGACCCATTTGGTTGCGCACCGTCGAACTTTTTGTCACCCGGCCCGATGTCGAGCAGGTGATGCTCGTGATTTCGCCGGATGATCGTGAGGAGTTCCAGCGGCGGTTCGGACCGAATCTCATTTTCCTGGATATTGATCTGGTCGATGGCGGCGCGGAACGCTTTGAATCGGTGGCCAATGCCCTGGCCAAACTGCGCGATGCGGTCACGCATGTGGCCGTGCATGATGCCGTTCGACCGGGAGCAACCGCCGAATTGATCGATGCGGTTTTTCGTCGCGCGGAACAGACCGGCGGCGCAATCCCCGCGTTGCCCGTGGCCGATACGCTCAAGCGCGTCGATGGCGATCTGCGCATCACCGGCACCGTCCCCCGACAGGGATTATGGCAAGCCCAGACGCCGCAAGCCTTTCGGCGGGATTGGCTGTGCGATGCCTACGCACGGCGGCACACGATTGCCGAGGCGATTACCGACGATGCCCAATTGGTGGAAGCCTGCGGGCATGCCGTGTCGGTCGTGTCGGGGCTAGTGACGAACTTCAAAATCACGACCAAGACGGATCTGGATTTGGCCGAATTGCTCCACCGCGCGACGCATGATCTGCCCACCGAACCGAAGCCAGGCCGACCATTTGACGATGAATCGTATTGATGCTGGGCGGGAGCGGCGAACTCGGGAGAATTCGCGGAAGGTGACCGGATGGATGGCGGATGCTCCGCCGGGTTAGCGGGTCAAATTCATCTCTTGGAGTCGAGCGTTGAGTTGGTCCAAATCCCAGAGATGGACACCGCGTTCGCCGCGACAGGTAATGGTGAGAAATCGCCCATCGGCGGATTTGCTCATGGAGGTGATCTCGGCATCCAGATGGGTGCTGAGCAGTTCCACCGGCTGACCATCGACAATCTGCCAGCAGCGCATGCGGCGGTCTTTGCCGGCAGTGAGAAATTGGTGCTGCTTCAGGAACAGAATCACTTCGACATGATCGGCGTGCGGCTGCCAATGATAGACCGAATCGGGCCGCTCGATCGAAATCAGATGGCAATGTCCGGATTGACTGCCCGCAACAATCCATTCCTCTTCGGGGGAAATCGCAATCGCATCGAGCCGCACCCGATTTTCGAAGGCAATCTCGTTCGGGACTGGGAGGCGGTTGGCTTTCGGGCGTTTCGCGGTGGTTGAAAACAGCCGCACAATGCCATCCACGCCACCGAATGCAGCCCAGCGCTGGCGAACATCGCCGCAGGCCATATCCCCCAACCCCGACAGCGGAGCCGAAAGGTTGTACCAACTTTCTTGCAATGCAGGGGTGAATTGCAAATCGGTCGAGAGAACTTGGGCCTTCAGCAGCAACCAGAGCCGATCATCGGGGGCAAGCACCACACTGGGACAATTGTCGCGTGTCTGATTGACCCGAACCCGCGGCGGGGATTGCGAATCGTAGATCCGAAACGCATCTGTCACCGAAACCAGCCAATTCCGATTGGCGGTAAACTGCACCCGTGCCTCTTTGGAAGTGGTCCCCAATCGCTCGCCTGAGAATCGGCGCGTCGCCCGCAGAGGAGTATCCAGGCTCCACAGTTCGGGGGTTGGTCCGATATACGGGCCAGGATTATTCAGCAGCGTGGCCAATTGACTGCCATCCGGCGAAATGGCGGCCGCCAAGACATCGGTTGTCCCGGTCGCCACCACGCGATGCTCTTGTTGGCCCAGCACCTCATACAATTGGGTGCCGTCCATGCTGCTAATGGCCAAGAAGCGCCCGGATGGATCGAACGCTG
This DNA window, taken from Tuwongella immobilis, encodes the following:
- a CDS encoding VOC family protein, which codes for MKRNLICFVEIPVLDLDRAVPFFEKLFDVQLNRLEVDGNHMAMFPDDMDAPGVSPALVHAKGYAPSDTGCRVYFGVEDIDATLAKVHSLGGTTNYPKTCIGEYGWVAEFRDLEGNILGLHSPPTDMPA
- a CDS encoding sugar phosphate isomerase/epimerase family protein encodes the protein MFVACSTLCYGKVPLSAALQRIRELRFQKVDLAIHESGHHLKPSEVAADMPRVVQHLRTFNITIAALHLELAGDIATQRLHLQACARLARVMTVPVMTVLASPLGSDFAAEVVRLQEWNRIVAAEGVILSVETNSNTLTADPLGAIELCKRVPGLGITLDPSHYIQGPHRTDDFDHLVRFVQHVQLRDTGKKDGQFQVRIGQGVIEYGKLINTLERERYQRTLTVDIRDSGESSFSVEPEVRTLKYLLESLL
- a CDS encoding polysaccharide pyruvyl transferase family protein, whose translation is MQRREFIASVTASVAASATTLVTGTGGFGNPSGAASAEKPKRILLRSSWQTVNIGDIAHTPGMLALLEQHQPQAEVTLWPSPLSAEVETLLLRRFPRLKIAKTPAEQSAALEACDFVLHGSGPGLVGAAAMERARKAGKPYGFGGVTLNDDELKKHRDLLSGAQFLFTRDTDSLRAFRKAEIAGPTSEFGPDATFALDLRDESAADRLLKQHQLDAGKFLVAVPRLRWTPYWEIHPERTKPNPERSAINEAFAERDHAKMRQAIVAWVEQTGMRVLLAPEMTYAVPRLRPLLFDPLPAAIQKQVAVMDRYWLTAEAASVYARAGAVLSFEMHSPIMAISAGVPAIHLRQPTDTRKGQMWRDIGLNAWLFEIDGTTGEPIAAATVAIGRDLPAARKQAAQARRTANDRMAAMVSAIAIPAKSN
- a CDS encoding GNAT family N-acetyltransferase, with translation MLTIRPEIPADIPAIDALNCACFPLHLEAILVDRLRESGRLTVSLVAEWRESLAGPGRVVGQIAWSPVTTPQLAIPPQALGVGLAPVAVDADLRRQGIATRLVQAGLDRCRELGFGWCVVLGEPAFYRRFGFRPAYPFGLFDRYEGGDAFQVLELSPGALPRDAGRVEYAPEFAIFDES
- a CDS encoding GNAT family N-acetyltransferase, whose product is MSEQPELVEVTDLSLLPAIGRLRVRAWQTELSQPPTMESWLDDWDATARHWAFLLAGQPVAAARMTIHDSLETLPDAPVYAGIFPEPPPGPIASLNRLVVDPAFRRGGMGTALDRIRIAAAEAAGCRSIVGSSSADRRIAQLQSHGFIIVGRQNKNPQPIYRERGLQAVLWLPLPREQS
- a CDS encoding carbon-nitrogen hydrolase family protein — translated: MKIALASPQVATSLSDGLQRIERLLRCAAEQGASIVCFPEAYLPGLRGQDFAVFPFHESELSTVVQSVAGWCADARIAAIVSSERFADSGRQIAAYVFQADGQLQGIQTKNQIDPSEDPYYVPGETRQLFQIEGLTFGVAICHEAWRYPETVRWAAVRGAQVVFQPQHTGMVQSGRVPTEWGSPQNAYYEQAMRMRARENTIYFASVNYALPYPESATSVIDPQGDCVAFLPYGQEGVLVTELELSRATGLLASRYAPERLRQGVLRHE
- the ispD gene encoding 2-C-methyl-D-erythritol 4-phosphate cytidylyltransferase translates to MSRFAVIIPAAGQSTRFGGQQKKPFLPLAGRPIWLRTVELFVTRPDVEQVMLVISPDDREEFQRRFGPNLIFLDIDLVDGGAERFESVANALAKLRDAVTHVAVHDAVRPGATAELIDAVFRRAEQTGGAIPALPVADTLKRVDGDLRITGTVPRQGLWQAQTPQAFRRDWLCDAYARRHTIAEAITDDAQLVEACGHAVSVVSGLVTNFKITTKTDLDLAELLHRATHDLPTEPKPGRPFDDESY